The segment CATCCAGCAGTTCAAAGATCAAAAGATCAAGTACTTGGTTAACGTATCGGTACTCACCACTGGCTTTGATGCGCCGCACGTTGACCTAATAGCAATCTTACGTCCAACCGAGTCGATTAGCTTGTACCAACAGATTGTCGGGCGCGGCTTGCGCTTATCACCAGGTAAAGATGAATGTCTGGTGCTGGACTACGCAGGTAATAGCTATGATTTGTATCAACCTGAAGTTGGCAATCCAAAGCCGGACTCTGATAGCGAAATCATTACTATTCCGTGCCCTGCATGCGGTTTTAACAATAACTTCTGGGGCAAACTGGACAGTAACGGCTTTTTGCTCGAACACTTTGGTCGACGTTGCCAAGGCTATTTTGAAGATGACGAAACCGGTGAGCGTGAACACTGTGGCTACCGCTTCCGAGCCAAATACTGCGGTGAGTGTGGTGCAGACAACGATATCGCCGCACGCATTTGTCACGAATGTGATGCAACCCTTGTCGACCCAGACAAAAAGCTTAAAGAGGCATTAAACCTCAAAGACGCGCTGGTTTTCGAGTGTATAGAGATGGAACTGTCGACCTTCAAAGACGACAAAGGCAAGAACCAACTCAAGGTAACCTATCGAGGTGACAATCAAGCGGCAGTGCATGAGTTTTGGTCTTTGACTACCGCTAAGCAAAAAGAGCGTTTTCATGCGCAATTTGTTCGCCCTCATTTGGCTGACAAGCACCGCCCGTTTGAGGAATCATCGCCCAGTAAAGTGGTAGCCCACCAGCATAGATTTCGTCCGCCACAGTTTGTGATAGCGCGTAAAGTTGGGCGTTTTTGGAAAATGCGCGATCGTATTTTTGCCGATGAACTCAAATAAGGTTAGCGACAACAAAATCAACATAAAGCGGTAAATCTAGCTTGATTCACTTTGTGTTCATGTTGAAATCTCTATAATACATCCAATGCTGGAGTAGGCGGTTTTTATCACTGCATCTCCCAACGAATAGAAAATTTGAGCAAAGGTAACGCTATGTTTAAAAAGCTGTTCATCAGCCTTATCGCACTTGCTGGGTGTAGCATACTCGCCTTCCCTAGCTATGCCCATAAGCATGACAATGGTCATGATCTGGTTCGTGACGTTGAAAAGCCAGGCACCAAGGTTGAATTTGAAGAAGATCAAGACGAAGTCTACGAAGCGGTGAAGAAAGGCTACATTCGTCCATTCTCTGAAATGTACGCAGCCGTAGAACGTGATCTGCATGGGCGAATTATCAAAGTAGAACTCGAAGAAGACGACGATATTTGGGTTTATGAGCTAAAAATTAACTATAACAACAATATCATCAAGGTTGAGTACAACGCGGAAACCTTGGAAATGATAGAAATTCGCGGTCGTAACATTAAAAAAGCATTCAAAAATACAGAAGACTAATAATGAAAATACTTGTAGTGGAAGACGAGCCTCGTTTGGGCGAACAAATTATTGAAGCACTTGAACAAACTGGTTGGGTGCCAGAGCTTGCTCAAGATGGTATCGATGCGCTTTATCGTGCCACGTCAGAAGAGTGGGACGTCATTGTACTCGATCTTGGTCTGCCGAAAATCGATGGTTTAACGGTACTGAAAGGCATTCGAGATGAGAATATCAATACGCCAGTAGTGATTCTGAGTGCGCGTGACACGCTCACTCAACGCGTTGAAGGTCTCAACGCCGGCGCGGATGACTACCTCACCAAACCATTTGAGATGGTTGAGCTAACAGCGCGTATTCGCGCTCAATTACGCCGCGCGTCGGGCAATGCGTCACCAATCATGCAAGTGGGCAACCTGAGCCTTGATACACGTACATCGAAAGTGATGTGGCAAGGTGAAGCGGTAAGCTTAACAGCGCTTGAATATAAAGTTGTCGCCTACTTTATGCATAACGCTGACAAAGTGATTTCTCGTACCGAACTGGTTGAGCATATCTATAAGCAAGACTTCGACCGTGACTCAAACACGATTGAAGTGTTTATTGGTCGCATCCGTAAAAAGATTGCGCCAAACGTAATTAAAACTGTCCGTGGTTTGGGATACCAACTGAATGCCGAGTAAAAAGCTGTCTTTAATCAAACAGCTTAGCTTGAAAAGCCGCCTTGTACTGGCGGCTGTTGTCTGGCTGACTGCAATGATCATTGCCGCTGGTGTAACTGTGCCAAGCCAAGTGTATAACTACATGGTCGCGGACACTAAGTCGCAACTCTCCATCTACATGGACGAAATAACGGCGAACCTTGAGGTGGATAAGAACGGTCAACTAACACTGTCGACTCAACTTTCCGATCCTCGATTCAACCAACCTTATAGCGGTTTATACTGGTCTGCTTCTACTGACGATAGTCAAATTCGCTCCCGTTCTTTGTGGGATCGCACCATCGATTTTAAACAGAAAAAAGCGCAGGCTTTTGGTGCCAGAGAAGAGCCCCTGATCTATATCGAGAACTCGCTCTACTTCCCTGAGTACAACAAACCAATTTCAATTTTGATCGGTATTGATGAGCAGCCAATTGAAGATACGGTCGCGGATCTAATGGGTGAGTTGTGGATCATTCTTGCCCTACTCTATTTTGGCGTGTTAGCGGTGATCTTTTTGCAAATCGCTTGGTCACTGAGCCCGCTCACCAAAATGCACCGTGAGTTGAGCCAACTCCGTCTAGGCAAGCGTACAGCATTAGGCGATGACTACCCACGAGATATTGCACCTGTGGTTTCCGACTTAAACGCCTTACTGTTCCACTATCAGGAATTGTTGGAACGCGCTCGACATCACGCAGGTAATCTATCACACGCCTTAAAAACACCACTTTCAGTGCTAAAAAATGAGATTCAGCACCTGCCGCAAGATAAACAAGCGCCGCTACGTGAGCCTGTTGATCAAATTCAAGGTCAAATCGATTATCACTTGGGTCGCGCTCGTATGGCAGGCTCGATGAATATACTCTCCGTGAAAGCCTCTCCAGCCGAACGTATTGACGCAATCTCAATGGCATTTGATAAAGTTTACGCTGAGCGTGAAGTAACACTAATCAATGAGATTGATTCCGATCTTGAAGTTTCTGTCGAACAGACCGATCTTGATGAGATGGTGGGTAACCTACTGGAAAATGGTTATAAGTGGGCGAATAGTATCATTCGTGTTTATGCCGAACCTGTGGATGCCAACAATATCAATATCATCATTGAAGATGATGGTCCTGGGATTCCAGATGAGCAATTTGACAACGTAGTCAAACGCGGTGTTCGCTTGGATGAGACCACACCAGGCACGGGACTCGGCTTGAACATCGTAAGTGAAATGGCGCACAGCTATCGCGGTACACTGCATTTAAGCAAAAGCTCAATGGGCGGTTTAAAAGCCATGCTGACGATGAAACTCAGCCACTAAACTGCGCAGTACTCCCCCCTTCTACTCGGCTTTATCACCACAGCGTGTGGTAAAGCCGAGAGCTTTAAGAGGTATGCGGTTCTTCCTCTTGCTGTCGCTCTTCTTGCCGCTCTTCTTGCCAAATAACGACCTGATTCTTGCCTTGGTACATTGCTTGGTCAGCAGCCTGAACCACAGATGAAAAGCTGCCTGCACTTTGATTATCAACCACACCAAAACTGGCAGTAGAGCAGACTTGCTTAGAGCCCGAAAAAGTCTTTTGTAGTGACTGGGCAATAGTTTTCGCTTCCTCTATATCACACTCGGGCAATAAGACTAAAAACTCTTCCCCACCCCACCGAGATATATACCCTTTGTGAGCGACAATCTCTTCAGTCAAACTCGCAAATTCAATTAACTCTTCATCGCCACGCTGATGACCATATTTATCATTGATGTATTTAAAATTGTCGACATCAAAAAGAATCACACAGTAGTTTGCTTGTTGCTCTAAAAGCTCCGTCATTCTGCGACGATTGAGTAACCCCGTTAGTCCGTCTGTATGAGCAAGCTTCTTTAGTTCTCTGTTTTGTTTAAGCAATTTGCGCCGCAAAAGTAATATGTCAGTGTGATTTTTCACTCTTGCTAGCACTTCCAAGGCTTCAAATGGCTTTTGAATATAATCAACACCACCGACCTGAAAAGCTCTCACTTTATCTTGTGTGCTATCCAACGCACTGAGGAAAATAATCGGAATATCTTGCGTTCTAGCACTGGCTTTCAAATGTGAGCACACTTCGTAGCCGTCCATTTTAGGCATCATGATATCCAGCAAAATAAGATCGATATCTTTATGTTGGCAAATACGTAACGCAGCACTGCCACTCGGAGCGCCAGTGACTTTATAACCCTCGGCACTAAGTAAATCATCGAGCAGTTTGATATTGTCGATAGTATCATCCACTATCAACACTTCAATTTTAGCGTCTTCATAAGGCATGTTTGTCACCCCCTGATTTTCTAAGCACTGTCTGATTCAGCAGCAAAGCCAAATAATTCGTACAATTCATCAAACTGGTAGGACTCGGCTAAACCTAACAGCTCTGAACGCATACCATCAAAAACCGCTTCGTTCTGGAATTGTTCCAACAAACGCTGCTGATCGCCAAGCGCAATTGCCGCTAAGATTTCCTTCGCGAAGGCGAGATCACACGCTAACTCAATCTCACTAGCTTGCAGTTGACCATATTCCTTCGCTGGTTGAGTCTCTTGAAAATATTCATATTCAACCTCTAAATGCTTTTGCAACAACATAAACAACGTTTGAGCTTGGTATGGCTTACGAGCAAAATCGTCCATTCCTGCCTTAAGCATCTGTTCAATCTCATCATTAAAAACACTGGCTGTCAGCGCGACAATTTTCACATCCAAGCCATTAGGCAATTGTCGTATTGCTCGCGTTGCCTCTAAGCCATCCATCTTAGGCATACGACGATCCATCCAAATAAAATCTGGCTGCCAGTGCTGGAATAGCGTAACCGCCTCTTCACCATCTTGAGCGATTTTGACCTTAAAGCCAGCTTGAGTTAACAGTGTGCTCAGCAACGCCTGATTATCTGTTTGGTCTTCTGCAATCAGTATCTTGGGAATCCAGCTGTTTTCACTTAACTTTTTAATTTGCTGACTTGGCGATAATATCGGTTGATCAACCCAATCTGATGCGAGTAAGTCAAGGCTAAAACTAAACGTAGTGCCATGATTGAGCTGACTTGCCACATCGAGATCTCCCCCCATCAAATCGACAAATTGTTTACTGATACTTAAACCAAGTCCTGTACCATTCTGTGTTGATAATGACGCGACCTGTTCAAACGGGATAAAGATACGACTGAGATCTTCAGGAGCAATACCAATCCCACTATCACATATTTCGAATTTGATACGGTTGTTACCATCGGGAGAGGCTTTAGCCTCAAGCGTTAATTTTACATGCCCAACTTCGGTGAATTTAATCGCATTTCCAAGCAAGTTAATCAATACTTGGCGGGTTTTCACGGCATCACCTTGGACAAAACTCGGAACGCTTGGGGCAATCTCAGCCACAAAATGCAGCTGCTTCTGACTCGCTTTCATTTGCATTAAGTCGACGACCTCTTCGACCATCTCACGCAAATTGAACCACTTCAATTCTGCAACATTATAACCAGCATCAATTTTAGACATATCCAGTACATTATTAATCAAGGCTAAAAGATGCTCGCCAGAGCGATTAATAATATCGAGATACTCTTTATGCTTAATCGGTAAATTAGGTTCCGTTTTCATCAACTGCGAGTAGCCTAATATCGCGTTAAGAGGGGTACGCAGTTCGTGGCTCATATTCGCTAAAAATATTGATTTCGCTCGATTGGCAACTTCTGCCTTCTCTTTGGTTTTCGATAACTTCTGCTGTAAAGCTTTTAGCTTATCCACATCAACATGGATACCATTCATACGCACAGGAGCGCCCTGATCATCTCGCTCGAAGACTTTGCCCTGATCGAGAATCCATTTCCAGCCACCATCACCGCATTGAACTCGGAACTCGGCATGATACAAGTCCGTTTTACCTTCTAAGTGATCTTTAATTTTCTGCTGAGTGGGCTCAATATCATCGGGATGCACTAACGTCGCCCATCTTTCAATACCATTAACGATTTCGGAGAACAGCTGACCATCGACGAATACATCCGAAGTCTCAAGCTTCTTCTGTGTCGCCCAAGTTCGGTTAGCGATAATCTTGCCTTCTAGTGGGTTGAAATCCCATATCCCAAGATTCGCCCCTTGTGCAGCATAGTCGAGACGCTCAATATCATGCTGAAGATGCTCAACCTGTGCTTTAAGTTTTATCTTTTCCGTTTGTTCGGTTAACCATAAAAGCTGATTCGAGCCCATTGGTAAGCATTCGATTTGCCAAAACTTGCCTGTCCCATCTTGCCATTGAATCGCGCCGCTCTCCTGTTTTAAATGCCAACGTTTAACCTGTTGCTGTTGTAAGCACTCAGCCAGTGTGGCACCAACAGATGGGCGCACTTTCCAAATATCGACTCGGTATGCCGCTTGGTTGATGTCAATGATAACACCTTGCTCATCAACACCTATCACGCCATTGGGCTGCGGGTCGTATACAGACTCAGTCATAGCAAACACTCTCTATGCTTCCAATAGTTCGAAGAAGTTAAACGACTTAAATTCCCCTTGGTTGGCAGGGAAATCATCAATCGCAAGCAAAAAGTCACCACTATCTGGTTTAGTAACTAAACACCAAAGGTTGGCGACACCGGCATAGAAGTCACCATAAGGCGCTGAAAATTTTTCTTCAGGATAATACGCACTAATTGTCGCCAATATATTGTTAGTGTATGAAGGTGAGTTGGCTGCGCGCTCTTGACGAGTATATGGATCATAGCGATCGCACATTATTTCCTTCGCTATCTCGAGATCAATCTTTCCGTAATGTTGGTGAAGTAACTGATCGTAACGTTCAAAACGACTTGGGGCTGGTACGACAAAATTATACGGCGCCTTCAAACTGGTGAGATAGTCGCCTACAGATGACACGTCGTCGAGTTCATAAACGAGCTGCTGGTCCTGCACATAGTTGTAACCAGAATAGCCCATGTAACCTGGATAGCAAATCGAATGATTCGCTTGCCACAAACTCTCGGTATTCATTAATGGATAACGTTCTGTAGTCACTTTTGCGGAACACTCGATAACCGCAGCTTGTTTGTTTTTTGCATCCGCACAATGATACGCGATGCCGGTGCGACGAGGGTTGCTTCTAAACTCTTCTAGTGCCGACGACAAATCATGCCCATTCAACAGAGCAAGCCGGGTCAAAACCCCTAAACCATAACCCGCCATAGTTTCGTGGATCGATGCGTCATACTGCGTCATGACACTAATACCTTTGGCATTAAATCCGCCATCAAAACCAACCATCCCCGGGAAAGCTAAATAAAGGTGAGCAATACCCTCTTTGGGCGCACAAACGAACATATAACGATGTTCGAGTTGACCGGGTAAGTTTAGATTATCTTCATTTTTACAAAAGATCATTGAACCGTTTCCGCCTACTTGTTTACCCCAAGCAGAAAAACTACTGCAACCAGCACCCGCTAATATTCTGGTGCCTGGTCCATGTTCATGAAACTGACCTTTTGTCTCTGGGTCATCCACATTCCAAAAGTGAGGGTGAGCATAAATGCACCATTGATCATACATCGTATTCCAAGTGCGAATTTGCTCTAACGTCGTGGGATAGCCAGCTGCTGTTGCTCCATCCGCAATGCCTTGCATTTCAGACAAAAGACAATCAGGTACAAATTTTTCAGCGACAGCTGCGCCAGAAAGATATTTTTGCCACGCATCTTCCCAGGAAGAATGGAGCGTCTTAGCTATCACAGCCACAGCAGCAGGCATAGTTTGATTCAACATAACTGAAATGGGTTCAGCCAACAAATAGCCATGTTGGTAACCCATTTCATAATGAGTACCTGCTAAACGGACAATTTTGATGCCCTGTTGCTCTCGAAGAGACGCTGAATTCAGGTAGTTATCCATAACAATTGTTAATGCCTGTTTAAAGAATTGATAAAAGTATTTGTAATTAAATCAAACAACTTTGTCCACTTTGCCAAGGTAGCAATCGGTATAAGCGTGATGTGAGACAACTTTCCTATTAGGTCGCGTGTATATTGCATCGATTTCATAAAATAGCAGATGCAATATTCGACGAAAGTTTTATGTGCCACATCAGGCACTATCATGACGTGGGGATTTGGGGAAATAACAATAAATAAATCTATAAGGCGGGGAAAAACATCGCAAAATCAGGGGGATTAAAAAGGGCTCAGCCACTCATTGAGCCCTCTTAAGTGGTCCACTTAGCTAGCTTGCTCAACTAAGTCAGTTTGACTCTCTCGATTCTCTTTAACCACAAAGTATGAAATTAATACCAAAGAACTTACTGCTAAAGTTAATGAAACATAAAATGCGCTGTAGTAGTTAAACATTTCTCCGACAAAACCAATGCTGAGGCTAGAGATCAACATAGATACCTGGAGTAAACTCGAAAATAGCGTCGAAGCCGTTCCGAGCCTATCGCGCATCATATCTTGCAACGCCACCATACCCAGCGTTGCAGTTAAACCGATGAACACACCATTTAATAACTGGATGCTAAGTAATTGCCAGAACTCAGTGACATTTAACATCGCAACAAAGAACAGACAACCGCACACCAAAGACAACGCGAGTAATTTCATCGTACCGAAACGAGCTGCTAACCGACCAGCTTTAAGCATGAATGGGATCTCACATAACGCCGCCATACCGAACATATAACCGACCCAACTCGCTGCTACTTTAAGCTCTTGTGAGAGGTAGAGCGGCATGGTGATAACATAAAGGTTATTGGCGCTGAACATAAAAACCAGAGCAACACAGAAGAGAGCGACAATAAAACCAACCGGACCTTGCTTGTTATCTTGCTGTTTTTCTTCATTTGCAATCACACTACTCGGTAGATAGCGCATTCCAAGCAGCACTGAAATTAAAGTGGCGCCGCCCGCTGCTAAGAAGGACGCGCTAAATCCAAATGAGCCTTTTAATATAAAGGCGATTGGGGGACCAACAACCCAAGCGATAGCAATACCGGCACGCATCACCGACAAAAACGTCGTGCTATCCTCAATGTGCTCATCCGCATACTCACGTCCTAGCGCAAACAGTTGACCAAACCCTGCCCCACTCAACGCACCAAAAACCATCGAGAAGGCAACTGCCCAGTAGTAATCGCGAATGAAGCTAAAACCAACCACTGTGATGAGGTAACAACTCAAGGCAAACAACAGAATATTTTTACGATTCCAACCATTATCTGACTTCGCTGCTATGATTTGTGAAACTGAAACCGACGATACAATCGACAAAATCATATAAACGCTTAACATCGCCGGACTGGCACCCAAGGCTTCGATGATAAATAGACTCGAAAGTGGGTAAAAAAACGAACCACTAATCCCTGTAGCAAAAGCCATCAACAGGAAGATCAATGCCTCTTTGGTCTTGAACATAACTCTCTCCTAACCTTTATATTCATGCGCAGCTTTTCTTGATGGTGCACATAAATCGCATCCAATTCGCTTTTGAATGCTTTGATATTGTACGCAGGCAGTTTAATAATAATTTTCAAGAACCTAGTAATGACTATCCACCAACAAGTAATACAATTCCTTCATATTAATCCATTTAATTGACTGAATAGAGCAAACCTCATAGAGTAAATTCTCTTCATGCTAAGGAGTTAGGAATGAAGCCAACCATTGAAAATGTACTCAATGAAAACAACTTTAACTGGAAGGTGAAGGAGTACCACTGCCGAGTTAAAAAAGAGGAATTCACTTGCTCGTGGCACTACCACACCGAATATGAATTGGTACTCTATCGAGATCAAAATGGCGTATTTAAAGGTCGGTATTTTGCCGGGGATGGCATTGGCGAAATCACCCATAACAGTTTGTTGCTGTATGGACCAGGTCTGCCTCATATGTTGATAGGCAATATAGATGGTGATATTGAGCGTGGTCACCATTCATTAATCTTTTGGTTTCGCCACCAATGGGTTGAGTCACTGATTGAAACCTTTCCTGAACTGAAGAACCTCACACGCTTACTTCAACGAGCTTCATACGGCTTGCAGTTCAGCCAAGAAACCGCTGAATATGTCCATCAACTGCTGAGTGATATTGAGCGTCATGAACCTCATCACCAATTTCTTCGGGTGCTACAAGCACTGTGTGCATTAGCAGATGATGAGACCTCAAGTAAATTGTCGCTGCATGCTTACGGTTTACACAACGCCAACATGGATGATGAGTCGACGCGTCGCGTCGAGATGGCACGTCAGTTTATTGAGCAGAACTACGCAAAGCAGATCAAGATTGATGATTTATGCCAAACGCTTCATATCAGTGAAAGTTCCGCTTATCGATTATTTGAACGCCATTTTGTTGAAAGCTTTTCTGAGCATCTCAAACGTTTCCGCATTGGTAAAGCGTGCGAGATGCTCGTCAATACCCCACTCTCAGTCGCGATTATCGCCGAGCAAGCAGGGTTTAATAACATCTCAAACTTTAATCGCCAATTTAAGTCACTTAAAGGGATGACACCTTCAGACTTTCGCTCGC is part of the Vibrio ponticus genome and harbors:
- a CDS encoding PepSY domain-containing protein, whose amino-acid sequence is MFKKLFISLIALAGCSILAFPSYAHKHDNGHDLVRDVEKPGTKVEFEEDQDEVYEAVKKGYIRPFSEMYAAVERDLHGRIIKVELEEDDDIWVYELKINYNNNIIKVEYNAETLEMIEIRGRNIKKAFKNTED
- a CDS encoding response regulator transcription factor, producing MKILVVEDEPRLGEQIIEALEQTGWVPELAQDGIDALYRATSEEWDVIVLDLGLPKIDGLTVLKGIRDENINTPVVILSARDTLTQRVEGLNAGADDYLTKPFEMVELTARIRAQLRRASGNASPIMQVGNLSLDTRTSKVMWQGEAVSLTALEYKVVAYFMHNADKVISRTELVEHIYKQDFDRDSNTIEVFIGRIRKKIAPNVIKTVRGLGYQLNAE
- a CDS encoding ATP-binding protein; this translates as MPSKKLSLIKQLSLKSRLVLAAVVWLTAMIIAAGVTVPSQVYNYMVADTKSQLSIYMDEITANLEVDKNGQLTLSTQLSDPRFNQPYSGLYWSASTDDSQIRSRSLWDRTIDFKQKKAQAFGAREEPLIYIENSLYFPEYNKPISILIGIDEQPIEDTVADLMGELWIILALLYFGVLAVIFLQIAWSLSPLTKMHRELSQLRLGKRTALGDDYPRDIAPVVSDLNALLFHYQELLERARHHAGNLSHALKTPLSVLKNEIQHLPQDKQAPLREPVDQIQGQIDYHLGRARMAGSMNILSVKASPAERIDAISMAFDKVYAEREVTLINEIDSDLEVSVEQTDLDEMVGNLLENGYKWANSIIRVYAEPVDANNINIIIEDDGPGIPDEQFDNVVKRGVRLDETTPGTGLGLNIVSEMAHSYRGTLHLSKSSMGGLKAMLTMKLSH
- a CDS encoding two-component system response regulator; the encoded protein is MPYEDAKIEVLIVDDTIDNIKLLDDLLSAEGYKVTGAPSGSAALRICQHKDIDLILLDIMMPKMDGYEVCSHLKASARTQDIPIIFLSALDSTQDKVRAFQVGGVDYIQKPFEALEVLARVKNHTDILLLRRKLLKQNRELKKLAHTDGLTGLLNRRRMTELLEQQANYCVILFDVDNFKYINDKYGHQRGDEELIEFASLTEEIVAHKGYISRWGGEEFLVLLPECDIEEAKTIAQSLQKTFSGSKQVCSTASFGVVDNQSAGSFSSVVQAADQAMYQGKNQVVIWQEERQEERQQEEEPHTS
- a CDS encoding hybrid sensor histidine kinase/response regulator; this translates as MTESVYDPQPNGVIGVDEQGVIIDINQAAYRVDIWKVRPSVGATLAECLQQQQVKRWHLKQESGAIQWQDGTGKFWQIECLPMGSNQLLWLTEQTEKIKLKAQVEHLQHDIERLDYAAQGANLGIWDFNPLEGKIIANRTWATQKKLETSDVFVDGQLFSEIVNGIERWATLVHPDDIEPTQQKIKDHLEGKTDLYHAEFRVQCGDGGWKWILDQGKVFERDDQGAPVRMNGIHVDVDKLKALQQKLSKTKEKAEVANRAKSIFLANMSHELRTPLNAILGYSQLMKTEPNLPIKHKEYLDIINRSGEHLLALINNVLDMSKIDAGYNVAELKWFNLREMVEEVVDLMQMKASQKQLHFVAEIAPSVPSFVQGDAVKTRQVLINLLGNAIKFTEVGHVKLTLEAKASPDGNNRIKFEICDSGIGIAPEDLSRIFIPFEQVASLSTQNGTGLGLSISKQFVDLMGGDLDVASQLNHGTTFSFSLDLLASDWVDQPILSPSQQIKKLSENSWIPKILIAEDQTDNQALLSTLLTQAGFKVKIAQDGEEAVTLFQHWQPDFIWMDRRMPKMDGLEATRAIRQLPNGLDVKIVALTASVFNDEIEQMLKAGMDDFARKPYQAQTLFMLLQKHLEVEYEYFQETQPAKEYGQLQASEIELACDLAFAKEILAAIALGDQQRLLEQFQNEAVFDGMRSELLGLAESYQFDELYELFGFAAESDSA
- a CDS encoding C45 family autoproteolytic acyltransferase/hydolase; protein product: MDNYLNSASLREQQGIKIVRLAGTHYEMGYQHGYLLAEPISVMLNQTMPAAVAVIAKTLHSSWEDAWQKYLSGAAVAEKFVPDCLLSEMQGIADGATAAGYPTTLEQIRTWNTMYDQWCIYAHPHFWNVDDPETKGQFHEHGPGTRILAGAGCSSFSAWGKQVGGNGSMIFCKNEDNLNLPGQLEHRYMFVCAPKEGIAHLYLAFPGMVGFDGGFNAKGISVMTQYDASIHETMAGYGLGVLTRLALLNGHDLSSALEEFRSNPRRTGIAYHCADAKNKQAAVIECSAKVTTERYPLMNTESLWQANHSICYPGYMGYSGYNYVQDQQLVYELDDVSSVGDYLTSLKAPYNFVVPAPSRFERYDQLLHQHYGKIDLEIAKEIMCDRYDPYTRQERAANSPSYTNNILATISAYYPEEKFSAPYGDFYAGVANLWCLVTKPDSGDFLLAIDDFPANQGEFKSFNFFELLEA
- a CDS encoding sugar efflux transporter, which encodes MFKTKEALIFLLMAFATGISGSFFYPLSSLFIIEALGASPAMLSVYMILSIVSSVSVSQIIAAKSDNGWNRKNILLFALSCYLITVVGFSFIRDYYWAVAFSMVFGALSGAGFGQLFALGREYADEHIEDSTTFLSVMRAGIAIAWVVGPPIAFILKGSFGFSASFLAAGGATLISVLLGMRYLPSSVIANEEKQQDNKQGPVGFIVALFCVALVFMFSANNLYVITMPLYLSQELKVAASWVGYMFGMAALCEIPFMLKAGRLAARFGTMKLLALSLVCGCLFFVAMLNVTEFWQLLSIQLLNGVFIGLTATLGMVALQDMMRDRLGTASTLFSSLLQVSMLISSLSIGFVGEMFNYYSAFYVSLTLAVSSLVLISYFVVKENRESQTDLVEQAS
- a CDS encoding helix-turn-helix domain-containing protein, with amino-acid sequence MKPTIENVLNENNFNWKVKEYHCRVKKEEFTCSWHYHTEYELVLYRDQNGVFKGRYFAGDGIGEITHNSLLLYGPGLPHMLIGNIDGDIERGHHSLIFWFRHQWVESLIETFPELKNLTRLLQRASYGLQFSQETAEYVHQLLSDIERHEPHHQFLRVLQALCALADDETSSKLSLHAYGLHNANMDDESTRRVEMARQFIEQNYAKQIKIDDLCQTLHISESSAYRLFERHFVESFSEHLKRFRIGKACEMLVNTPLSVAIIAEQAGFNNISNFNRQFKSLKGMTPSDFRSQFD